Below is a genomic region from Flammeovirgaceae bacterium SG7u.111.
GGGGTTTTGCTTTGTGTAAATGGCACGGGTATTTTGAACAGTTGGTTCAAAAACAACATGACCGGTATTTCGAAAATGAGCTATGAGCAAATGAATGATGCTATCTCGCAAGCACCTATTGGCTCGGAAGGTTTGGCAATATTGCCTTTTGGCAACGGAGCCGAACGTATTCTTGAGAACAATGATATCAGTTCTCAAATTCACGGGCTGAATTTCAATCAACATAACCAAGCGCACATGTTCCGAGCTTTGCAAGAGGGGATCGTGTTTGCATTGAATTATGGTTTTGAAATTATGAAAGGTATGGGCTTGCAAATGGATGTGGTGCGTGCGGGCCATGCCAATATGTTCCTAAGTCCTATTTTTAGGGAAACATTCGTAAATGTTACTGGCGCTGTTGTAGAGTTATATAATACGGATGGTTCGCAAGGGGCTGCACGAGGCGCAGGTGTAGGTGTAGGTATTTATAGTAGTTTCCAAGCAGCTTTTGAGGGGCTAGAAACTATCTTGACTATTGAGCCTGATACAGCTGTGGCAGATCAATACAAAGAAGCTTATAATAACTGGTTAACTATCCTAAAACAATATATCTAAAATAATATGAGCACCACTTATTTTCCAAACATCGATAAAATTCAATTTGAGGGAAGGGAATCTGATAATCCTTTGGCATTCAAATTTTACGAAGCAGACAAAGTAGTTGCAGGAAAAACGATGAAAGAACACTTCCGCTTTGCCGCAGCTTATTGGCATTCGTTCTGTAATGGCAACGGAGATCCTTTTGGTCTTGATACACGTGATTTTCCTTGGGCTAAACCAGGAGCAGATGCTATTACGGTAGCTAAATACCGTGTAGAGGCTGCCTTTGAGTTTTTCCAAAAAATAGGAATAGATTACTACTGTTTCCACGACCGCGACATCGCTCCTGAGGGAAGTAGCGTAATTGAGTCAGAAAAAATATTGCATGAAATCGTGAGCTTGCTCAAGCAATATCAGCAAGATACTGGTGTGAAATTGCTTTGGGGAACAGCGAATCTTTTTTCGCACCCTCGCTACATGAACGGAGCTTCTACCAACCCCGATTTTGACGTACTTTGCCACGGTGCGGCGCAAGTGAAAGCTGCGCTAGATGCAACCGTTGAACTAGGTGGTGAAAACTACGTGTTCTGGGGAGGAAGAGAAGGTTATATGTCTTTGCTCAACACCGATATGAAGCGTGAAACGGCTCATATGGCGGAGTTCTTGCGCAAAGCTCGTGACTACGGACGCAGCATCGGTTTCAAGGGTTCTTATCTTATAGAGCCTAAGCCAGCAGAGCCTTCTAAGCACCAATACGACTTCGATGCGGCTACGGTAATCGGGTTCTTGAAAGCAGAAGGATTGGCGGATGATTTCAAGTTGAATATTGAAGCTAACCATGCCACCTTGGCTGGGCATACCTTTGCTCACGACTTGCAGGTTTCTGCCGATGCAGGCATGTTGGGCAGCATAGATGCCAACCAAGGTGATTACCAAAACGGTTGGGATACAGATTACTTCCCACATGATATTTATGACACCACCGAAACCATGATGATCTTGTTGCAAAATGGCGGAATTGGTGCAGGTGGCTTGAACTTCGATGCGAAAATTAGAAGAAACTCTACTGATCCTGCTGATTTGTTCGTAGCGCACATTGGTGGAATGGATACTTTCGCCCAAGGGCTTTTGGTAGCTGACAAAATATTGACAAGCACCAATTACACTGCCTTGAGAAAAGAGCGTTATTCGTCTTACAACGCTGGAAAAGGAGCTGAGTTTGAAGCTGGAAAACTTTCTTTGGCTGATCTCAGGAACCTTGCGGTAGAAGCAGGCGAGCCTAAGAAACTAAGCGGAAAGCAAGAGCAATTTGAGAACTTGGTAAACCAATGTATCGGAAGGATTTAAGTTAGACAAATCTTAGGAATAAGTGGCGGTCCAGAAATGGATCGCCTTTTTTGTTTTGTACTAAACTATCACTTTTATTCCCATCTATAATACCTTTGTGCCCATGAAAAAAATTGCGTTTTTAAATACATCGATTGGCTGGGGTGGGTTGGAATTGAACACCATCAAATTAGCTAAGGCTTTTGTTGAGAAGGGGTGGGAAATAGCGCTTGTTACTGCGGAAGGCTCCAAAATGTTCGAAGAAGGTAAAGAGTGTTTTTCTACTTCGCTTTTCCTGCAAAAGACAAAGAAGTATTTTGATTTTTCCAACGCAAAAAAAATAGCGGTTTTTCTTAAAGCGGAAGGGTATGATGGGGTTTTTATGACTGATAATAGGGACATAGATTTAGCCAATTGGGCAAAAAGGATTTATTTCAAAGAGCTCAAGGTGTTTTATCAGCAGCAAATGCAGATGGCAATTAGAAAGAAAGATATACTTCATACGTTGAGGTACAAAAGTATAGATGCATGGATTAGCCCGCTCAGTTGGTTGAAAAACCAAGTGGTGGAACAGACTAAATTTCCTGAAGAGCGAATTTCTGTAATTCCACTTTGTGTAGAATCTGACAGGTATACCAAATCAAAGTTTTCAAAAATTGGGGCAAGAAAGGAATTGGAAATCAATCCTAAAGGGATGCTTTTAGGAATAATAGGGAGGATAGATCCGCAGAAAGGGCAGAGGTTTGTAACCGACGCATTTATAGAACTAAGAAAGCAAGGAGTCGAGGTTGAACTCCTGATTTTTGGTTCGCCTACTTTAAATGAAGAGGCTTCGAAGCAATACTATGACGGTATTAAAGAACTTATAGCTGAGAATGGAGTAGAAAAATTTGTCCATTTCCGCAAGTTTTCTCCTCAACCAGAACTTTTCTATTCTGCCGTAGATGTATTTACAATCGCTTCCCTTAGCGAAACTTTTGGGATGGTAACTGTAGAGGCGATGCTTTCCAAGTTGCCAATTCTTGCAGCAAATACAGGAGGCAGTCCAGAAATACTGCGGTTTGGCAAATTTGGTCAGCTATTCGAATACGAAAATGTCAAGGATTTTTGTAGTAAGTTCAATTGGGTGGTTAATAACCCAGAAAAGGTAAAAAAGATGGTTGAAGCGTCGCAGGCCTATGCACTGGAAAAGTTTGATATTAGCGTGGAGGTTGATGGGATTGAGTCTTTATTTATGAAGCATCTTCCTCATGTTTCTTAAAGGCGACTAAGAAGGAAGTTCCCTTGCCAGGTTCGCTTTCGCACCAGACTTTTCCATTCATAGCTTCTACATATTTTTTTACAATAGCTAACCCCAAGCCAGTAGAGTTTTCCCCTCCTGTAGGTCGGGCGGAGAGTTTTTGGAAAGCGGTGAACAATTTGAGTTGTTCTTCGGGGCTTATGCCCGGGCCTTCGTCCCTAATGGAAGCTATCACATGTTCATCTTCATCTTTAAGCTGGATGGTGATGCTTTTATCAGGCTTGGAAAACTTTACCGCATTGGAAATAAGGTTTTCAAATACTTGGGCTGTGTAGTTCCAATCAGCTTTTATATACAGTTTTTTGGAAGTGAAAATCAGGTTTAGCTTTTGGTTCTTCTTTTCTGCGGCATCTTTGAAGGTTTCTTGTACCTGTACCAATAACCTCATCAAGTTGATGCGAGTGATTTCCATTCGTACTTTTCTTGATTCTATGGCACGCAGATCCAAGATTTTTTCGATCATGGCATTCATTCTGTTTAGTGACCTAACGGTACCTTTTACTGCCTTTTGCTGATCACGAGTAAGGTCTTTAGCTTCAGAATCGATATAGTTTATAAAGGTCATGGCTGCCGAAATTGGGTTTCGGAGGTCGTGGGCAAGTATGCCGATTAGCTGGTTTTTATCTTTGTTCAGCGTAAGCAATTCTTTGTTTTGAAGGGCGATTTTTTCATTCGCTTCTTCCAGTTCCTTTCTCCCTTCGGCTACTTCTTTGTACACTTGGGCATTTTCTAGGGCGATTCGTGCATAAACAGCCAAGTTTCTGAGGATGTACAGATGGTAATCGTTATAGGCATTATCATTGAAGCTTTGAACAGTCATCACTCCTGAATTGCTGCTTTCCGAGCAAAGGGGAACATAAATGATGGAGCGAGAATCGTTTGTGGTTTTGGAAGGAAGGCGCCTGTCGAAATATTTCTGATAATCACGTTCAAAATTATTGATGAGAATTTCCTCTCTATTGTTAAAACACCTCACAGCCAAGCGTTCGGTTTCGTCCAAAGAGAAAGAAATGTTTTCAAGTATATGACCCTCTTCTATAGCGCCAGGAAAATGAAGTACATTGTTTTCTGTGTCATAAACTCCAATCCCAAAAGAAGAGGCCTCCATTAGCGATTGGATATTTGCATAAACAGTATCTACAATTTCTTCAACAGTAAGCTTTGAGGCAATAGATTTTCCCATTTCACTCAGCAAGCTCAAATTCTGATACGCCTGTGTGAGCGCATTCGATTGCATTTCAATTTCCTTGTTTTTTAGCGACAAACGTGTATTTGTTTTTCGCTTTAACCGGAAAAGCTGGTATAAAATAAGAATGACAGCGATGAAAATAACCGAACCAACGATAAGTAATATCACACCATTTTCTTGGCGCTTGAGGGTAAGGGTTTGTACTTTATTTTTTTCGGTAAGAAGATCGATCTCTTTGCGGTTTTCCATCAGCTCAAGACTGGTTTCCATTTCAGCTAATTGCCTTTTTCTTGATTCATCGCTGAGGGAATCTTTGAGTGAAGAAAAAGCAGAAAGTAATTGGAATGCTTGTTCAAACTTTTCTTGTTGTTTGTAGATCCCAATGAGCTTTTCGTAATTATTGAGTACCCAACTTTTCATCCCAATTTCTCGTGCTGTACCGAGACTTTTCTGATAATACTCAATAGCTTTTTCAGGTTCGCCTATTGTTTCGAAAAGTATGCCCATCTGGTGCAAAGCCCAACATGTTTTTATGGTTTGGTTATGTTCTTCAGAAAGTTCTAGCGATTGGTGGTAATATTGTAGGGCTAGTTTGAATTGCTTATCGGTGCGATAAAGATTTCCTATTTGAGCCAGTAAATCTTCTTTTAGGTGCTGCTCATCCCCCTTTTCGTCAAGTAAACTAATGGCTCTTCTGAGGTAATCGAGTCCAATAGGTCTCTTATCAGCTTCGGCATAGGCAGAAGCAAGTTTTCGCATTGTACCTACTCTTAGAGGAACGTCTTCTGTTTTTTCTGCTAATCTATAAGCTTTGGTATAGTAATATTGGACGCTGTCAATATCACTTCTTTGTTTAGTTTGGGCATACTTGGCATAATAATGAGTTCCAAAATGGGTGAAAGTTTCAACCTGAGGACTAGGTGTATTTCGTTCGGAAGAAAGGACTTCAGCTTTTCCAAGTGCCTCTAAAGATTTGCCGTATCTGTGTTGGGCAACATACACTTGGCTTAGACCCAAATAGGCATTCAACGTAAAAGTATTGCTGTTTTTTGGTAGGTTATTTGAAAGCTGCAAGCTTTCATGCCAATAGGCTTCAGCCTCTTCTTGCTCACCTAGCATATGATTTACAGAGGCAAGAGCTTGCAAAGATTTGATATGTATATTGTTATCATTGTGAGATGCTGCAATTTCAGAAGCGCTGCTAGCATATTGTGCGGCAATACTAAGGTCGGTTTGCCACCAAGCATGGGAGAGCTTGAGAAGTATCTCAGCTTTTGAATTATCGTCTGCCAAAGGAAGTGCTGCCTTTAGGCTATCAATTTCTTTGCTTTGACTCCAGCATAAAGTATATCCTAATAAAAAGGCTCCGAACAGGAAAAGTTTGTAGATTTTAAAGTTCATTTTGGTGCATAGTGGTCACAAACAATGGTGTGTTTGTTCTGTAGCTTAGTTGCAAAAAAAATAGAGGCTGTTAGTAATGTTAGTCATGAAATGGGTAGGTAATATTATAATGACAATAATTGTCCCAAAAAAGCTTAATTGGAAGGCGTATTGACAGAAAGAAGGGATTTACATTTTTTTAGGGTTTGATTACATATAAAGAAGACGAAAAATAAGGGAATAAGTTACCCTCTTTAAAAACTAAGGAGGAAGGGTAGAAGTTGCCTAGCAAGTTTTTTTAAGGTGACGAGAAGCTAAAAGTTCTTATTTGGAGCGCTGCTTAAATGACCAGGTAAAGTAAAAAGTAGATACGAGCGTACCGTCAGGCATCCTTCCTTCGGTTTTGGCGGTGACTGTGGCAGGCTCTCCCGTTTCTAGACAGCAGTTTACAGCTGCAAAAATATTGGCTCCATCGGTACAGGTAAATGTGGTGTGATCTGTGGCTTTTTTGTGGAATTCGGCTTCTAGTCCAACTATGATGGTTGCTATGGAAGGTTTATAGCCTTGTATGGCTAAAAGAGCAATAGAGGCGGTAGAAAGTTCGGCGGCCATGCTCTGTACGGCAAAATAAATGGAACGAAAAGGGTTTTTATTCAGTCTTTTGAACGGAATGGTGGTAACTGCATGTTTTGTGTCAAGCTTTACGAGTTTCATTCCCGCTAAAAATCCCATGGGTACTTTCATCAGTGTAAACAGCCTAAAGGTGGAAGGGCTAAGCATTTTCTTAAGAAACTTTTCCTGAGAAGGGCTGAGTGTTGTTGTACTTGTATCCATGTTTATTTGTGCTTTTTCTTTTGTTGATTCATTATGATTCCATAAATTATCCCGATGGACATGCCTAAGGCAACTCCAATAGCAATATTGTCCAGTGCTACGCCAAGAGCAGTACCGATACCAGCCCCTAAGGCTATGCCTACGCCCATCATGTTATTCTTATCCTCCGATCTTCGTTTCATCTTTTTTTGCCTTTAGGGCGTATACTAAAGGTAGTTTATTACCATGCTTTTTTATAATAAAGTTTCCTTCACTTATTTCTTCTGTACCATTAAAACAGTTGAAAGGCGAGTAGTCGAATTCTTCAAAAGACTTGATTGATAATCCTTGTTTGAGTAATGCCCCAAGTACCTCACCAAGGTCGTGATTCCAAGATACTGACTTCTTTTTGATGGGAGCAGTTGGGTCGGCATACGTGCCTTCTAGCTCTTCCACTATAGTATCTCTGTTGAAATAAGCATATTCCACTTTTTCAAAGTCATAGTCAAACATCCAAACTACAGGGTGGAACTCTGCCATTATAAACTCCCCCTTTGGCTTGAGGAAGTGGGAAACTACTTCTGCCCATTTGTCCATGTCTGGCAACCAACCTATTACCCCGTAAGAAGTGAAAACGATGTCATATTTTTTGTTTAGTACTTTGGAAAGGTCGTATACATTGGAGCAAATGAACTCGGCGTCTAGCCCTGCCATATTAGCCAACTCCCTCGCTTTTTCAATAGACCTATCCGATAAGTCAACGCCTGTTACTTCCGCTCCCAAATGAGCTAGGGAAAGCGTGTCCATTCCAAAATGGCACTGCAAATGAAGTACGGACTTTTCCGAAAAATCGCCCAATAAGTTTAGCTCGATGGGTTTTAAGGAGTTTTTATGATTCAAAAATTCCTTTACGCCATAGAATTCGGAACCCCAATGGGTTTCAGTTTTTTCGTTCCAAAGTTCTCGGTTAATGTTGGCAAAATCAGGAAATTGTTCTTGGTTCATTTTTTCTAGTTGTTTTGCTCAATTTACAAGTAAATTTTAATTCTTTCAAATAGTGAGAAGGTAGGTTGTCTTTAAAAATAATTCTGTTTTGTATAAGTATTTTACTTAGGTCGATCAAGTTATTTTCTTATCTGCGGTACAGTTTTCGAGAGAGTAACTTTATATTTGAGGTTTTACAACCTACATCAACCACAATGAAAAAATTAATACTACTATCTATCTTTCTATCATTAATTTCCTGCCAACCTGATTCTAAAGCTAAAGAGGAATTAACCAAAAGAATTGCAGATAATTTTGCCAAGGTGGAAGGAACTTTTGCCGTTGCATTCCAAGAGGTCGGTAAGCCCGAAACCGCAATATTTATAAATGAAAAAGAGGTCTTTCACGCTGCAAGTACCATGAAAACATCTGTGATGATTGAAGCATTTAAGCAGGATGCTGAAGGGAGATTGTCGCTTTCAGATTCTGTCCTTGTAAAGAATGAGTTTAAAAGTATGGTAGATAGTAGTGTATACGAACTTACGCTAAGTGATGATTCTGAATCTGAGTTGTACCAGAACTTAGGTGAAAAAATGCCGTTGGGTGATTTGGTTTACAAAATGATCATCAAAAGCAGCAATTTGGCTACTAACCTAATGGTGGAAATAGTAGGTGCGCAAAATACAACTGCATCGATGAGAAAATTGGGTGCACCAGATATTGAAGTGCTCCGAGGAGTAGAGGATATTAAGGCATACCGCCAAGGGTTTAGCAATACTACTACAGCATATGACCTGATGGTGATATTTGATAAAATGGGGCAGGGAAAGGCAGTAAATAAAGAGGTAGATGAAAAAATGATTGGAATTTTGCTCGATCAGAAGTTTAATGAGATGATTCCCGCAAAGTTGCCCAAAGATGTGAAAGTTGCCCACAAAACAGGATGGATTACGGGAGTACATCACGATTCGGGAATTGTGATATTACCCGATGGAAGGAGGTATGTATTGGTTATTCTTTCCAAAGAACTTACCAATGAGGAAAAAGGCGTAGCTAAAATAGCCGAAGTCTCGGGTTGGATTTACCAGTATTTTACAGAGAATTTATAAATAAGAAAAGGGGCTGATTTCAGCCCCTTTTTGTTACTCTTTTTTCTTGTTTGCCCCTCTAGTGAGCTGTTCTATCTGGTCCCACATTTCTGGTGGTATCATTTCCAAATGATTGAACTCTCCAGCTCCTTTAAGCCACTCTCCGCCATCTATGGTTACTACTTCACCGTTGATAAACGAGGCAAAGTCGGAAATTAAGTAAGCGGAAAGGTTGGCTAATTCCTGATGTTCGCCAACTCTTCCCAAAGGAACTTTTAGAGCGGGGTCGAACTTTTTGCGAAGGTTTTCTGGGAAAAGTCTGTCCCAAGCTCCTTTGGTGGGGAAAGGTCCTGGCGCAATTGCATTACTTCTAATCCCATATTTTCCCCATTCTACTGCAAGGGAGCGGGTTAGGGAAAGTACGCCAGCTTTGGCAACAGCGGAGGGCACTACGTACCCTGAGCCAGTCCAAGCATAAGTGGTGACTATATTTAAGATGTTTCCTTTTCGCTTTTGAGCTATCCAATCTTTGCCCATGGCAAGGGTGCAGTTATATGTTCCTTGCAGCACAATCCCAACTACTATATCGAAGGCTTTGTGGGTCAATCGTTCTGTTGGGCTTATGAAGTTGCCAGCGGCGTTATTTACCAGCCCATGGATTTTCCCAAATTTCTCTTTCCCTTGCTCTATTACCTGTTCCACTTCGTTGTATTTGCGTACATCGCAAGCTACGGGCAATACTTCGCCTCCAGTTTCAGATCGTAATTCTCTGGCTGTTTGTTCGAGTACATCTAGCTTTCGGCTGGAAATAATCACATTTGCGCCTAGCTCTAAAAAATATTTAGACATTGACCTCCCAAGGCCGGTTCCTCCACCGGTTACCAAAATGGTTTTGCCTTTGAGAGCGTCGTCTTTCAACATTGGTTGATCGTACATGGTATATTTATTTTATGTTTAAGCATCAGTGCCATTTTAAAAATAAACTTGGTTTTAATAACCTACATTTTACGGTAAGTAGGTTGTGTTTATTTTTGTTCAAGCACTTGTAGAATAAAGTGTTGATTAAGATACACCATACAATTGGAAAATGTTTAAGCACAAGCACTTTTTTAGCAAAAGCTAGAAGGTCAATCTTTGTACGCTTCAAGTATTTTTAATTCTCGTTTGAATCCGCCTGAAAGAATAGGGAATCTGCACCAAGTTTTGGGATCGAGATTTTTATCATCAAGATGGAAAGAAGGAGCATAGCGCTCTCTTTTCCACTGGTTTCTGCTCCAAAGCTGGAAGAATTTTGTAGCCCAAGCTTTTAATTGTTCCTTGCTGTATTGCGGATATTTTGCCCTCATCAATAAATAGCATTCCAAGGGCATTTTTTTATCTCGAATAGCGGCTTCTTCTATGTCGTCCAGAAGGTCATAAGGCATCAGGTCAGCTTCATCAGTTTGCTTCGAGTTTTGGGGGCGAAGCTCCGCCGTAGGTTGTTGGTCGTTTACCGCCGCTAGCTCGGGAATTCTGATTTTCCCATCTACTCCCTGCTTTTCTAGCCAAACTAGCCAGCTTCTCACAAAAGCTTTGTCTATACCTGCAATTGGGCTGAGTCCTCCGCTGGTATCACCATCCATAGTTGCATAGCCCACTGCCGCTTCCGAGCGATTACTGGTAGAAAGAAGCAGCCCGTTTTTGATATTCGCCATCATCCAGACACTTGGCGCGCGCACCCTCGCCTGTATATTTTGCAAGGCAAGGTCGTCTTGTTCCCAGCTCAATTCCCTACCCAAACTTTTTGAAACAATTGCTTTATACGTTTTGAAAATTTGATTTACATCGAACTCAAAATGTTCCGAATTTACTGCATCGGCAAGCCCCTGAGCTGCATTT
It encodes:
- the xylA gene encoding xylose isomerase, translated to MSTTYFPNIDKIQFEGRESDNPLAFKFYEADKVVAGKTMKEHFRFAAAYWHSFCNGNGDPFGLDTRDFPWAKPGADAITVAKYRVEAAFEFFQKIGIDYYCFHDRDIAPEGSSVIESEKILHEIVSLLKQYQQDTGVKLLWGTANLFSHPRYMNGASTNPDFDVLCHGAAQVKAALDATVELGGENYVFWGGREGYMSLLNTDMKRETAHMAEFLRKARDYGRSIGFKGSYLIEPKPAEPSKHQYDFDAATVIGFLKAEGLADDFKLNIEANHATLAGHTFAHDLQVSADAGMLGSIDANQGDYQNGWDTDYFPHDIYDTTETMMILLQNGGIGAGGLNFDAKIRRNSTDPADLFVAHIGGMDTFAQGLLVADKILTSTNYTALRKERYSSYNAGKGAEFEAGKLSLADLRNLAVEAGEPKKLSGKQEQFENLVNQCIGRI
- a CDS encoding glycosyltransferase family 4 protein — translated: MKKIAFLNTSIGWGGLELNTIKLAKAFVEKGWEIALVTAEGSKMFEEGKECFSTSLFLQKTKKYFDFSNAKKIAVFLKAEGYDGVFMTDNRDIDLANWAKRIYFKELKVFYQQQMQMAIRKKDILHTLRYKSIDAWISPLSWLKNQVVEQTKFPEERISVIPLCVESDRYTKSKFSKIGARKELEINPKGMLLGIIGRIDPQKGQRFVTDAFIELRKQGVEVELLIFGSPTLNEEASKQYYDGIKELIAENGVEKFVHFRKFSPQPELFYSAVDVFTIASLSETFGMVTVEAMLSKLPILAANTGGSPEILRFGKFGQLFEYENVKDFCSKFNWVVNNPEKVKKMVEASQAYALEKFDISVEVDGIESLFMKHLPHVS
- a CDS encoding ATP-binding protein, giving the protein MNFKIYKLFLFGAFLLGYTLCWSQSKEIDSLKAALPLADDNSKAEILLKLSHAWWQTDLSIAAQYASSASEIAASHNDNNIHIKSLQALASVNHMLGEQEEAEAYWHESLQLSNNLPKNSNTFTLNAYLGLSQVYVAQHRYGKSLEALGKAEVLSSERNTPSPQVETFTHFGTHYYAKYAQTKQRSDIDSVQYYYTKAYRLAEKTEDVPLRVGTMRKLASAYAEADKRPIGLDYLRRAISLLDEKGDEQHLKEDLLAQIGNLYRTDKQFKLALQYYHQSLELSEEHNQTIKTCWALHQMGILFETIGEPEKAIEYYQKSLGTAREIGMKSWVLNNYEKLIGIYKQQEKFEQAFQLLSAFSSLKDSLSDESRKRQLAEMETSLELMENRKEIDLLTEKNKVQTLTLKRQENGVILLIVGSVIFIAVILILYQLFRLKRKTNTRLSLKNKEIEMQSNALTQAYQNLSLLSEMGKSIASKLTVEEIVDTVYANIQSLMEASSFGIGVYDTENNVLHFPGAIEEGHILENISFSLDETERLAVRCFNNREEILINNFERDYQKYFDRRLPSKTTNDSRSIIYVPLCSESSNSGVMTVQSFNDNAYNDYHLYILRNLAVYARIALENAQVYKEVAEGRKELEEANEKIALQNKELLTLNKDKNQLIGILAHDLRNPISAAMTFINYIDSEAKDLTRDQQKAVKGTVRSLNRMNAMIEKILDLRAIESRKVRMEITRINLMRLLVQVQETFKDAAEKKNQKLNLIFTSKKLYIKADWNYTAQVFENLISNAVKFSKPDKSITIQLKDEDEHVIASIRDEGPGISPEEQLKLFTAFQKLSARPTGGENSTGLGLAIVKKYVEAMNGKVWCESEPGKGTSFLVAFKKHEEDAS
- a CDS encoding thioesterase, with protein sequence MDTSTTTLSPSQEKFLKKMLSPSTFRLFTLMKVPMGFLAGMKLVKLDTKHAVTTIPFKRLNKNPFRSIYFAVQSMAAELSTASIALLAIQGYKPSIATIIVGLEAEFHKKATDHTTFTCTDGANIFAAVNCCLETGEPATVTAKTEGRMPDGTLVSTFYFTWSFKQRSK
- a CDS encoding class I SAM-dependent methyltransferase, whose protein sequence is MNQEQFPDFANINRELWNEKTETHWGSEFYGVKEFLNHKNSLKPIELNLLGDFSEKSVLHLQCHFGMDTLSLAHLGAEVTGVDLSDRSIEKARELANMAGLDAEFICSNVYDLSKVLNKKYDIVFTSYGVIGWLPDMDKWAEVVSHFLKPKGEFIMAEFHPVVWMFDYDFEKVEYAYFNRDTIVEELEGTYADPTAPIKKKSVSWNHDLGEVLGALLKQGLSIKSFEEFDYSPFNCFNGTEEISEGNFIIKKHGNKLPLVYALKAKKDETKIGG
- a CDS encoding serine hydrolase translates to MKKLILLSIFLSLISCQPDSKAKEELTKRIADNFAKVEGTFAVAFQEVGKPETAIFINEKEVFHAASTMKTSVMIEAFKQDAEGRLSLSDSVLVKNEFKSMVDSSVYELTLSDDSESELYQNLGEKMPLGDLVYKMIIKSSNLATNLMVEIVGAQNTTASMRKLGAPDIEVLRGVEDIKAYRQGFSNTTTAYDLMVIFDKMGQGKAVNKEVDEKMIGILLDQKFNEMIPAKLPKDVKVAHKTGWITGVHHDSGIVILPDGRRYVLVILSKELTNEEKGVAKIAEVSGWIYQYFTENL
- a CDS encoding SDR family oxidoreductase, which codes for MYDQPMLKDDALKGKTILVTGGGTGLGRSMSKYFLELGANVIISSRKLDVLEQTARELRSETGGEVLPVACDVRKYNEVEQVIEQGKEKFGKIHGLVNNAAGNFISPTERLTHKAFDIVVGIVLQGTYNCTLAMGKDWIAQKRKGNILNIVTTYAWTGSGYVVPSAVAKAGVLSLTRSLAVEWGKYGIRSNAIAPGPFPTKGAWDRLFPENLRKKFDPALKVPLGRVGEHQELANLSAYLISDFASFINGEVVTIDGGEWLKGAGEFNHLEMIPPEMWDQIEQLTRGANKKKE